The following proteins come from a genomic window of Flavobacteriaceae bacterium MAR_2010_188:
- a CDS encoding hypothetical protein (manually curated): METILESTVSCPNCGKKSKEQMPTDSCQFFYECDNCHKIIRPLEGDCCVFCSFGTIPCPPIQNNMKCC, encoded by the coding sequence ATGGAGACAATACTAGAATCAACCGTTAGCTGTCCTAATTGTGGTAAAAAATCTAAGGAACAAATGCCAACGGACTCCTGCCAATTTTTTTACGAATGTGACAATTGCCACAAAATAATCAGACCTTTAGAAGGTGACTGTTGCGTATTTTGTTCTTTTGGGACCATACCGTGCCCGCCAATCCAAAACAATATGAAATGTTGCTAG
- a CDS encoding Copper chaperone CopZ yields MKSKNSSYSGIALLTAVSASICCIAPILGLVAGAGSVASSFSWLEPYRPYIIGMTIVILMFAWYQQLKPKQEMDCECEDDEEKKSFLKSKTFLTIVTIFAGLMLAFPSYSNIFYDGSKTENIAINPENLKTLEVKISGMTCSSCEVHIYHAIQELPGIKSVNASYEKGNAVVKFDNSKTDEKMIAETINSTGYKVID; encoded by the coding sequence ATGAAAAGCAAAAATAGTTCATACAGTGGCATAGCATTATTGACTGCGGTGTCGGCTTCAATTTGTTGCATTGCTCCAATTCTTGGATTGGTTGCAGGTGCTGGTAGCGTTGCTTCATCATTTAGTTGGCTAGAGCCGTACCGACCATATATCATAGGGATGACCATCGTTATATTAATGTTTGCATGGTACCAACAGCTAAAGCCCAAGCAAGAAATGGATTGTGAATGCGAAGATGACGAAGAAAAAAAATCATTTTTAAAATCGAAAACTTTCCTAACAATCGTTACCATATTCGCGGGACTAATGCTCGCCTTTCCTTCTTACTCAAATATTTTTTATGATGGATCAAAAACTGAAAACATCGCTATAAATCCAGAAAATTTAAAAACCTTGGAAGTTAAGATTAGCGGAATGACTTGCAGTAGTTGTGAGGTTCACATATATCACGCAATCCAAGAATTGCCTGGAATTAAATCTGTAAATGCGTCATACGAAAAAGGTAATGCCGTTGTGAAATTCGACAACAGCAAAACTGATGAGAAAATGATTGCAGAAACCATTAATTCTACTGGTTATAAAGTAATAGATTGA